From Campylobacter upsaliensis, the proteins below share one genomic window:
- the ung gene encoding uracil-DNA glycosylase, producing the protein MLEIKLDKIKINADWLEFLEEEFKKPYFLDIKRQYIETLKAGKNIYPPANLTFNAFNLTPLNSLKIVLLGQDPYHKQNQAMGLSFSVPKGVQIPPSLRNIFKELNADLGVKIPQNGDLSAWARQGVLLLNAIFSVEENKPLSHSLWGWQEFSDNIIKKLSLEKKGLIFILWGKFAQSKKSLIDTRKHFILEAAHPSPLARQGFLGCRHFSKSNALLEKLGKEPIKWDL; encoded by the coding sequence ATGCTAGAAATCAAACTTGATAAGATTAAAATCAATGCCGACTGGTTAGAATTTTTAGAAGAAGAATTTAAAAAACCTTATTTTTTAGATATTAAAAGGCAATATATCGAAACTTTAAAGGCTGGAAAAAACATCTATCCCCCCGCAAATTTAACCTTTAACGCCTTTAATCTTACTCCCTTAAATTCCCTTAAAATCGTGCTTTTAGGGCAGGACCCTTATCACAAACAAAATCAAGCTATGGGGCTTAGCTTTTCTGTGCCAAAGGGCGTGCAAATTCCTCCAAGTCTTAGAAATATTTTTAAAGAATTAAATGCGGATTTAGGAGTTAAAATCCCTCAAAATGGTGATTTAAGTGCGTGGGCTAGACAAGGCGTTTTGCTTTTAAATGCTATTTTTAGCGTAGAGGAGAATAAGCCTTTAAGCCATAGTTTATGGGGTTGGCAAGAATTTAGCGATAATATTATTAAAAAACTAAGTCTTGAAAAAAAGGGACTCATTTTCATTTTATGGGGTAAATTCGCACAGAGTAAAAAAAGCCTCATCGATACACGAAAGCATTTTATCCTAGAAGCGGCACACCCAAGCCCTCTTGCTAGGCAGGGTTTTTTAGGGTGTAGGCATTTTTCTAAAAGTAATGCTCTCTTAGAAAAACTAGGCAAAGAACCTATAAAATGGGACTTATAA
- a CDS encoding protein-L-isoaspartate(D-aspartate) O-methyltransferase: protein MNAFEQKRCQAMAEEIATKTFINEELFNAFCQVPREIFSPLKAHAYSLNALPLANSQWISSPLTVAKMTMALQCKDADSVLEIGCGSGYQAAILSRVIRRVFTIERIERLAKSAANTFRELGFLNINVRFDDGQNGWKNYAPYDRILFSAYATSIPEILLDQLSDGGILVAPILHNGKQFITRISKNGTNLQKEILEECLFVPVVDGKEQL from the coding sequence ATGAACGCATTTGAGCAAAAACGCTGTCAAGCTATGGCGGAGGAAATCGCTACAAAAACCTTTATCAATGAAGAGCTTTTTAACGCCTTTTGCCAAGTGCCTAGAGAAATTTTTTCTCCACTTAAAGCCCACGCTTATAGCCTTAATGCCCTGCCTTTGGCAAATTCGCAGTGGATAAGCTCTCCTTTAACGGTGGCTAAGATGACTATGGCACTACAATGTAAAGATGCCGATAGTGTGCTAGAAATAGGCTGTGGAAGTGGGTATCAAGCGGCGATTTTAAGTCGTGTGATAAGACGCGTTTTTACCATAGAGCGTATAGAAAGACTTGCGAAAAGTGCAGCAAATACCTTTAGGGAACTTGGCTTTTTAAATATCAATGTTCGCTTTGATGATGGACAAAATGGCTGGAAAAATTATGCGCCTTATGATAGGATTTTATTTTCTGCTTATGCGACTTCTATCCCTGAAATTTTACTCGACCAGCTAAGTGACGGGGGGATTTTAGTCGCACCCATTTTACATAATGGCAAACAATTTATCACAAGAATTAGCAAAAATGGCACAAATTTACAAAAAGAAATTTTAGAGGAATGCCTTTTTGTGCCTGTTGTCGATGGTAAAGAACAGCTTTAA
- a CDS encoding restriction endonuclease has translation MIETTKRGLNNSFRFDKINPKYNYDYIIFGHCVRYYIVNKKQDYHYNHTLRKEYIKVNGKDKQLVMMNPGNQVNLKLTLNLKELKPIANFANELYAIFTSI, from the coding sequence TTGATTGAAACCACAAAAAGAGGTTTAAATAATTCTTTTCGATTTGATAAAATTAATCCAAAATACAATTATGACTACATTATTTTTGGGCATTGTGTGCGTTATTACATCGTAAATAAAAAGCAAGATTATCATTATAACCATACTTTAAGAAAAGAATACATTAAGGTTAATGGCAAAGATAAACAACTTGTGATGATGAATCCTGGCAATCAGGTCAATCTTAAGCTTACGCTAAATTTAAAAGAATTGAAGCCTATTGCAAATTTTGCAAACGAACTTTATGCTATTTTTACATCAATTTAA
- a CDS encoding hemolysin family protein encodes MIFVALALVFLNGFFVLSEFSIVKVRRSKLEEMVKEKKPNAKKALDVTSKLDTYLSACQLGITLSSLALGWIGEPAIAKMLEAPLLKLGLNAVLIHTIAFVIAFSIITLLHVVLGELVPKSIAIAIADKAVLWVARPLHWFWILFLPCIKIFDILAALTLKIFGIKPAKEHELTHSEEEIKIIASESQKGGVLDEFETEIIRNAVDFSDTVAKEVMTPRKDMICLNKQKSYSENMQIICEHKHTRFPYIDGSKDTILGMVHIRDIVQNELNTKSENLENFVKPLILVPENLSISKVLVMMNKERSHTALVIDEYGGTAGLLTMEDIMEEIIGEIKSEHEEDNYKKLADNIYEFQGRCDIEKVEELLLITYDEDLEQVTIGGYVFNLLGRLPVVGDRIEDELCYYEVKKMDGNSIERVKVVKKTKTEESED; translated from the coding sequence ATGATTTTTGTTGCACTTGCTTTAGTTTTTTTAAATGGTTTTTTCGTTTTGTCTGAATTTAGCATTGTTAAGGTTCGCCGTTCTAAACTTGAAGAAATGGTTAAGGAAAAAAAGCCTAATGCTAAAAAGGCTTTAGATGTAACTTCAAAGCTTGATACTTATCTAAGTGCTTGTCAGCTTGGCATTACCTTAAGTTCACTTGCTCTTGGCTGGATAGGAGAACCTGCCATTGCCAAGATGCTTGAAGCTCCGCTTTTAAAACTAGGCTTAAATGCTGTTTTAATTCATACCATAGCTTTTGTTATCGCTTTTAGTATTATCACCCTTTTGCATGTCGTTTTAGGAGAGCTTGTCCCTAAAAGTATAGCCATAGCCATAGCGGATAAAGCCGTGCTTTGGGTGGCTAGACCTTTGCACTGGTTTTGGATTTTATTTTTACCTTGTATCAAAATTTTTGATATTTTGGCGGCTTTAACGCTTAAAATTTTTGGCATTAAACCTGCTAAAGAACACGAGCTAACGCATAGTGAAGAAGAGATTAAAATCATAGCAAGTGAAAGTCAAAAAGGTGGGGTTTTAGATGAATTTGAAACGGAGATTATCCGTAATGCTGTGGATTTTAGCGATACTGTGGCAAAAGAAGTGATGACCCCTAGAAAGGATATGATTTGCCTTAACAAGCAAAAATCTTATAGTGAAAATATGCAGATTATTTGTGAGCATAAGCATACGCGTTTCCCTTATATAGACGGCTCTAAGGATACGATCTTGGGTATGGTGCATATAAGAGATATTGTGCAAAATGAACTAAATACTAAAAGTGAAAATTTGGAAAATTTTGTCAAGCCGCTTATTTTAGTGCCTGAAAATCTTAGCATTTCAAAAGTGCTTGTGATGATGAATAAGGAGCGTTCGCACACAGCCTTAGTGATTGACGAATATGGCGGCACGGCGGGACTTTTGACTATGGAAGATATTATGGAGGAGATTATCGGCGAGATTAAAAGCGAACACGAGGAAGATAATTATAAAAAACTTGCCGATAATATTTACGAATTTCAAGGGCGTTGTGATATAGAAAAAGTCGAGGAGCTTTTACTCATCACTTATGATGAGGATTTAGAGCAAGTTACCATAGGTGGTTATGTCTTTAATCTTTTGGGTCGTTTGCCTGTGGTAGGCGATAGGATAGAGGACGAGCTTTGTTATTATGAAGTGAAAAAAATGGATGGAAATTCCATTGAAAGAGTGAAGGTCGTCAAAAAAACAAAAACTGAAGAGAGTGAAGACTAA
- a CDS encoding aromatic amino acid transport family protein, which produces MKSYKFDTRWMLSLFGTAVGAGILYLPIKAGTGGVLPVIAMCFIIFPMVYLSHRALSRFVSQANGADKDITHAAEEYFGRKTALFISVLYFFAIFPICLAYCVGISNTFESFIYHQFMPLASENVAEFIQSIYSVSTSENGKIIANLTPFYRALLVFILVSSFMLVMLLSEELITKICEWLVYPLCLILFLFSLYLIPHWNLESFTQIPHFKEFITIVWLTLPVLVFSFNHSPAISTFTLSVKRHYKEHKSIEKANQILFKTSIMLLIFVMFFVFSCVFSLNGEEFSDARAQNIPVLSYFANKLDNPIIAYGGPLVAFLAITSSFFGHYFGAREGAYGIVRKCCKMTGILNPNQKLIKLICGSVMYIIMLLVGFYNPSVLDFIEKLGGPIIAAILFLMPMIAIYSISKLKKFQNKPLDLFVFATGLLTIITVIYSF; this is translated from the coding sequence ATGAAATCATATAAATTTGACACGAGGTGGATGCTTTCTCTTTTTGGCACGGCTGTGGGGGCTGGGATTTTATATTTACCCATTAAAGCTGGGACTGGAGGTGTTTTACCCGTCATAGCGATGTGTTTTATCATTTTCCCTATGGTGTATCTTAGCCATAGAGCCTTGAGTCGTTTTGTCTCTCAGGCAAATGGAGCAGATAAGGACATCACGCACGCTGCGGAGGAGTATTTTGGTAGAAAAACGGCTTTATTTATCTCCGTGCTTTATTTTTTCGCGATTTTTCCTATATGCCTTGCGTATTGTGTGGGGATTAGTAATACCTTTGAAAGCTTTATTTATCATCAGTTTATGCCCCTAGCAAGTGAAAATGTAGCCGAATTTATCCAAAGCATTTATAGCGTAAGCACAAGTGAAAATGGCAAAATCATAGCCAACCTTACCCCATTTTATAGAGCTTTGCTTGTGTTTATTTTGGTAAGTTCGTTTATGCTAGTAATGCTTCTAAGCGAAGAGCTTATCACAAAAATTTGCGAATGGCTTGTTTATCCTTTATGCTTGATTTTATTTTTATTTTCACTCTATCTTATCCCTCACTGGAATTTAGAAAGCTTTACGCAAATCCCTCATTTTAAAGAATTTATCACCATAGTTTGGCTTACCTTACCTGTTTTAGTTTTTTCCTTCAATCACTCTCCAGCCATTTCAACCTTTACTTTAAGCGTGAAAAGGCACTATAAAGAGCATAAAAGCATAGAAAAAGCTAATCAAATTCTTTTTAAAACCTCCATTATGCTACTTATTTTTGTGATGTTTTTTGTCTTTTCTTGCGTATTTTCTTTAAATGGCGAGGAATTTAGCGACGCTAGAGCGCAAAATATCCCCGTGCTTTCGTATTTTGCTAATAAGCTTGATAATCCTATCATCGCTTATGGTGGTCCTTTAGTGGCGTTTTTAGCGATTACAAGTTCATTTTTTGGGCATTATTTTGGTGCGAGAGAGGGTGCTTATGGCATAGTGCGTAAGTGCTGCAAAATGACAGGAATTTTAAATCCTAATCAAAAGCTCATCAAGCTCATTTGCGGAAGCGTGATGTATATCATTATGCTACTTGTAGGCTTTTATAATCCTAGCGTTTTAGATTTTATAGAAAAGCTTGGCGGTCCTATTATAGCGGCGATTTTATTTTTAATGCCTATGATTGCGATTTATAGCATTTCAAAACTTAAGAAATTTCAAAATAAGCCTTTAGATTTGTTTGTTTTTGCGACAGGCTTACTCACTATCATCACGGTAATTTACAGCTTTTAA
- a CDS encoding aspartate ammonia-lyase, whose amino-acid sequence MGTRKEHDFIGELEIADDVYYGVQTFRALENFHMSGRSLKNYPFFIKAFAQVKKAAALANKEVGVLDADKADALAKACDRLIAGEFLDQFVVDMIQGGAGTSTNMNVNEVLTNIALESMGHKKGEYQYLHPNDHTNLGQSTNDTYPSSIKVATHAKLGDLLKAMEELKNDLEAKAKEYKDMIKMGRTELEDAVPTTLGNTFNAFASYIKSDIAKLTKAREAMTVLNLGATAIGTGINCHPDYKNVVEKKLKEITGVNFTPAEDLIAATQDTADFVYVSGCLKTAAVRLSKIANDLRLMNSGPRCGLGEITLPAMQPGSSIMPGKVNPVICEVVGEACYEVIGNDVTIMLCSERGEFELNAFEPGIAYGLFNSLILLENAMKTLANKAIKGLKANPEACKKLVLNSIGIVTAFNPVLGYEKSASMAKEALQTGKAVGDICLERGYLTKEEIDKILDPENMLNPQMKEKRKA is encoded by the coding sequence ATGGGAACGAGAAAAGAACACGATTTCATCGGTGAGCTTGAAATTGCTGATGATGTGTATTATGGGGTTCAAACTTTTAGAGCTCTTGAAAATTTCCATATGAGTGGAAGGAGTTTAAAGAATTATCCTTTCTTTATTAAGGCTTTTGCACAAGTGAAAAAGGCAGCAGCTTTAGCAAATAAAGAAGTGGGCGTTTTAGACGCCGATAAGGCAGACGCTCTTGCAAAAGCTTGCGATAGACTTATTGCAGGTGAGTTTTTAGACCAGTTTGTTGTCGATATGATTCAAGGCGGTGCTGGCACAAGCACAAATATGAATGTTAATGAAGTTTTAACAAATATCGCATTGGAGAGTATGGGACATAAAAAAGGCGAATATCAATATCTCCATCCAAACGACCATACGAATTTAGGGCAATCTACAAATGACACTTATCCAAGCTCAATTAAAGTCGCCACACACGCTAAATTAGGCGATTTGCTTAAGGCTATGGAAGAACTTAAAAATGACCTTGAAGCTAAAGCAAAAGAATATAAAGATATGATTAAAATGGGTAGAACAGAGCTTGAAGATGCTGTTCCTACGACTTTAGGAAATACTTTCAACGCTTTTGCAAGTTATATTAAAAGTGATATAGCAAAACTGACAAAAGCAAGAGAGGCTATGACTGTGCTAAATTTAGGTGCAACTGCCATAGGCACGGGTATTAACTGCCACCCTGATTATAAAAATGTCGTTGAGAAAAAACTTAAAGAAATCACAGGCGTAAATTTCACTCCTGCTGAGGATTTAATCGCAGCAACTCAAGACACAGCTGATTTTGTTTATGTGAGTGGTTGCTTAAAAACCGCTGCGGTAAGACTTTCTAAGATCGCAAACGACTTAAGATTAATGAATTCAGGTCCTAGATGTGGGCTTGGAGAAATTACCCTCCCTGCTATGCAACCGGGAAGCTCCATTATGCCGGGAAAAGTTAATCCTGTTATTTGTGAAGTGGTCGGCGAGGCGTGCTATGAGGTTATTGGCAATGATGTTACCATTATGCTTTGCTCTGAAAGAGGCGAATTTGAGCTTAATGCTTTTGAGCCGGGCATTGCGTATGGTTTGTTTAATTCTTTAATTTTACTTGAAAATGCTATGAAAACTCTAGCAAATAAAGCTATTAAAGGCTTAAAGGCTAATCCTGAAGCATGCAAAAAACTCGTGCTTAATTCTATCGGCATAGTAACTGCCTTTAATCCTGTGCTAGGCTATGAAAAATCAGCAAGTATGGCTAAAGAAGCCCTACAAACAGGAAAAGCTGTGGGCGATATTTGCCTTGAAAGAGGTTATTTAACAAAAGAGGAAATTGACAAAATTTTAGACCCTGAAAATATGCTCAATCCTCAAATGAAAGAAAAAAGAAAAGCCTAA
- a CDS encoding tetrahydrodipicolinate N-succinyltransferase N-terminal domain-containing protein, producing MINTKEDFLLLVKQIEQKANYKKPYAFGIARLDRGQLNKNKILQANFALINYEQNYASAAIMLEAFARRGVELDFSKSEFVGLLKLEDIDFALSCFKPFLEEEGHKNIDLLKIIKDKFKDDEFAFVCLFDDKEPLSVESVYLKLYLLSSKKVPLRGLNLNGAFGLLHNVAWSEDKPIELEYLRENEMRLKMSRQYPKIDFVDKFPRFLAHIIPEDNTRILESSKVRMGAALAAGTTIMPGASYVNFNAGTTGACMVEGRISSSAIVGEGSDIGGGASILGVLSGTSGNAISVGKACLLGANSVTGIPLGDNCIIDAGIAVLEGTKFLLKDKEELQKVNLGFDFNKEIYKGIELKNLNALHFRQDSISGAMIVGFNKKAITLNAALH from the coding sequence ATGATAAACACTAAAGAAGACTTTTTGCTTTTGGTAAAGCAAATCGAGCAAAAAGCAAACTACAAAAAGCCTTACGCCTTTGGTATCGCAAGGCTAGATAGAGGACAGCTTAATAAAAATAAAATCCTACAAGCTAATTTCGCCTTGATTAATTACGAGCAAAATTACGCCTCAGCGGCTATTATGCTTGAGGCTTTTGCAAGGCGTGGCGTGGAGCTTGATTTTAGCAAAAGCGAATTTGTAGGGCTTTTAAAGCTTGAGGATATTGACTTTGCCCTTTCTTGCTTTAAGCCTTTTTTAGAAGAAGAGGGACATAAAAATATAGACTTACTTAAAATCATTAAAGACAAATTTAAAGATGATGAATTCGCCTTCGTGTGCCTTTTTGATGATAAAGAGCCTTTAAGTGTGGAGAGCGTGTATCTTAAGCTTTATTTGCTTTCTTCTAAAAAAGTGCCTTTAAGAGGGCTTAATCTAAATGGTGCTTTTGGCTTACTTCATAATGTCGCTTGGAGCGAGGATAAGCCTATCGAGCTTGAGTATTTAAGAGAAAATGAAATGCGTCTTAAAATGAGTAGGCAATATCCTAAAATCGATTTTGTCGATAAATTCCCTCGCTTTTTAGCTCACATTATCCCTGAAGATAATACACGCATTTTAGAGAGTTCTAAAGTGCGTATGGGTGCAGCCCTAGCCGCTGGCACGACTATAATGCCCGGCGCTTCTTATGTGAATTTTAACGCAGGCACAACGGGTGCTTGTATGGTCGAGGGGCGTATAAGCTCAAGTGCCATAGTGGGCGAGGGTAGCGACATAGGAGGCGGAGCGTCTATACTAGGCGTTTTAAGTGGCACAAGCGGTAATGCCATAAGCGTAGGTAAGGCTTGTCTTTTAGGTGCAAATTCTGTTACGGGCATACCTTTGGGGGATAATTGTATAATTGATGCTGGCATTGCGGTGCTTGAGGGGACGAAATTTTTACTCAAAGACAAAGAAGAGCTTCAAAAAGTCAATCTAGGCTTTGATTTTAATAAAGAAATTTATAAAGGCATAGAGCTTAAAAACCTTAACGCCCTGCATTTTAGACAAGATAGCATTAGCGGTGCGATGATAGTGGGTTTTAATAAAAAAGCCATAACACTCAACGCCGCCTTGCATTAA
- a CDS encoding autotransporter outer membrane beta-barrel domain-containing protein codes for MKGLICSNLVKLSRGGGGVTHRSYKKPLLSLACILALSCEVWGNNWIVGNTTTTWTCMNSGSNLTCKSQPNTMILQYRPNRWPNTNAPNGANLTINVEHRTNISLSNAYNNQLRNVNISVQNKGNLSNLTFANRFNQNIPVTLTLTGNASNITLSRPNAFTLNSGSGIINNLTQQNQQSRATINGKVNNYTQRQGTTTMNNGGSANHYRQSGGITTINNGTITTFTQTGGTTTQSGGTITTFDQNHANAIFNQNGGSITTLNQQNGKVTLNNNANVINFNQSGGTSSLAQGSNVTTFNQAGGNTIINDGANVGTLKVTGGTNALTLENGSNITALSQEDGTLTLTLRKNFSNTYTKENGTANIIANTNTIDKLTQNDGNTNLMSGTITTLTNTGGDVNNESGTIATLTSNQGGNVINKGTITFLTYKAAPTTKAIQTKANTDLVANEGQIDTFDNTNGIVANMKNATITTLTNTNGIVNNAGTITTLTNTGGDVNNDGIITNTLTNSGVAKITNDGTLAQGITNNQGATATIHNTGTINNKIENKGTATIRNQGKITNGIINDGGTLTVVNDFRRIEGTKNFETIGQIGKTANGVHMENNNNGKLNIPIWYFNKEDYATQEERKNNALLVDGDYANITLENAFVSTHNLDVDKTYNANTFIADKNGNAVGDKINNGQGININKLYSVSGIYTFENYGAKGEYRAIINRDELSGRTLAQSIIYSQRIRNVNLSRILREATTQVFVSGKESETNANGKSLGQLEQLHTNHRDQNSQNHTFVIPYYQNFSADLGSETGKLKSNSSGMLIATQRQLPNDYGVLGIYTGFENADQKVNAQRLEMDGNSYYAGLTYNHSFYEDDLTTYFMNLTTKIDYIERDVTKTYRGYIGSASSTAKVFGYGANARVGFSHYLKNDAKISPQIGFNYLGMHNKPFTLNHLGGTREHYLAQNFNFIDAVATIKYETPWINRFKTAVALGTIINVYKDAKGTLHLDSNVLNAELDIARLYGVVQGGISYDLTKDSDISLGYSGIFSSANTIKSHAFMFRYAWWW; via the coding sequence ATGAAAGGTTTAATATGCAGCAATTTAGTCAAACTCTCACGGGGGGGGGGGGGGGTAACTCATCGTTCCTATAAAAAGCCTCTTTTATCTTTAGCCTGTATTCTTGCTTTGAGTTGCGAAGTGTGGGGAAATAATTGGATAGTCGGTAATACTACTACTACTTGGACTTGTATGAACTCAGGAAGTAATCTTACTTGTAAATCACAGCCCAATACTATGATTCTGCAATATCGACCAAATAGATGGCCCAATACAAATGCTCCCAATGGTGCTAATCTAACTATAAATGTTGAGCATCGGACAAATATTAGTTTATCAAATGCTTATAATAATCAATTAAGAAATGTAAATATAAGTGTGCAAAATAAAGGTAACCTTTCAAATCTTACTTTTGCTAATCGATTCAACCAAAACATACCCGTTACTCTAACACTCACTGGAAATGCTAGTAATATCACACTCTCAAGACCTAATGCCTTTACACTCAATAGCGGTAGCGGAATAATAAACAATCTCACCCAACAAAACCAGCAAAGTCGAGCCACTATAAATGGTAAAGTTAATAACTACACTCAAAGACAAGGCACCACGACAATGAATAATGGGGGGAGTGCAAATCATTACCGCCAAAGTGGAGGAATAACCACGATAAATAATGGGACGATAACTACCTTCACCCAAACAGGTGGAACGACTACGCAAAGTGGAGGTACTATCACAACCTTTGACCAAAATCACGCTAACGCTATCTTTAATCAAAACGGCGGAAGCATCACGACGCTTAATCAGCAAAATGGTAAGGTAACTTTAAATAATAATGCTAATGTCATTAACTTCAATCAAAGCGGAGGTACAAGTAGTCTTGCTCAAGGCTCAAATGTAACAACTTTTAATCAAGCAGGAGGAAACACAATAATAAATGATGGTGCTAATGTAGGCACTTTAAAAGTTACAGGTGGCACAAACGCTCTAACCCTTGAAAATGGTAGTAACATCACAGCTCTAAGCCAAGAGGACGGAACCCTAACCCTAACTCTTAGGAAAAATTTCTCTAATACCTATACTAAAGAAAACGGCACAGCAAACATCATAGCTAATACAAACACCATTGATAAACTCACGCAAAATGACGGCAACACGAATTTAATGAGTGGAACTATCACAACTCTAACTAATACAGGCGGTGATGTCAATAATGAATCAGGCACTATCGCCACCCTGACTAGCAATCAAGGCGGTAATGTTATAAATAAAGGAACAATAACTTTTCTTACCTACAAAGCAGCCCCTACCACAAAGGCAATTCAAACAAAGGCAAATACAGATTTAGTAGCCAATGAGGGTCAAATTGATACCTTTGATAACACAAATGGAATTGTAGCAAATATGAAAAATGCCACTATCACCACCCTGACTAATACTAATGGAATAGTCAATAATGCTGGCACTATCACAACTCTAACTAATACAGGCGGTGATGTCAATAATGATGGCATTATCACAAACACTCTCACAAATAGTGGCGTAGCAAAGATTACTAATGACGGAACCCTCGCTCAAGGCATTACCAATAATCAAGGTGCAACCGCAACTATCCACAACACAGGCACTATTAACAATAAAATTGAAAATAAAGGCACCGCCACAATCCGTAATCAAGGCAAAATCACAAATGGTATCATCAATGACGGCGGAACTTTAACTGTTGTTAATGACTTTAGAAGGATTGAAGGGACAAAAAATTTTGAAACCATAGGACAAATAGGTAAAACAGCAAATGGTGTCCATATGGAAAACAACAATAATGGTAAGCTTAATATCCCTATTTGGTATTTTAATAAAGAAGACTATGCCACACAAGAAGAAAGAAAAAACAATGCCTTACTTGTAGATGGAGATTATGCAAACATTACCTTAGAAAATGCTTTTGTTAGCACACATAATTTAGATGTAGATAAAACCTATAATGCTAACACTTTCATCGCAGATAAAAACGGCAATGCTGTAGGAGATAAAATCAATAATGGTCAAGGTATAAATATCAATAAACTCTATTCTGTTTCAGGCATTTATACCTTTGAAAATTACGGGGCAAAGGGTGAGTATAGAGCTATCATTAATAGAGACGAGCTAAGTGGTAGAACCCTAGCACAATCTATTATTTATTCTCAAAGAATAAGAAATGTCAATCTCTCAAGGATACTAAGAGAAGCAACCACTCAAGTCTTTGTTTCAGGTAAAGAAAGTGAAACAAATGCTAATGGAAAAAGCTTAGGTCAGTTAGAACAACTCCACACCAATCACAGAGATCAAAACTCTCAAAATCATACCTTTGTGATTCCTTATTATCAAAACTTTAGCGCAGACTTAGGAAGTGAGACAGGAAAATTAAAATCAAATTCCTCAGGTATGCTGATCGCTACACAAAGACAACTTCCAAATGATTATGGAGTCTTAGGAATTTATACAGGCTTTGAAAATGCTGACCAAAAGGTTAATGCACAAAGATTAGAAATGGACGGAAATTCTTACTATGCAGGTTTAACTTATAATCATAGCTTTTATGAAGATGATTTAACAACTTATTTTATGAATCTTACTACTAAGATTGATTATATAGAAAGAGATGTAACTAAGACTTATCGTGGTTATATAGGCTCTGCTAGTTCTACGGCAAAGGTATTTGGATACGGGGCTAATGCTAGGGTAGGATTTAGTCATTATCTTAAAAATGATGCAAAAATCTCTCCTCAAATAGGCTTTAATTATCTAGGTATGCATAATAAGCCTTTTACTCTTAATCACTTAGGAGGCACAAGGGAGCATTATTTAGCACAAAATTTTAATTTCATCGATGCAGTTGCAACGATAAAATATGAAACTCCTTGGATTAATCGTTTTAAAACAGCTGTGGCACTAGGGACGATTATTAATGTCTATAAAGATGCAAAAGGAACCTTACATCTTGATAGCAATGTCTTAAATGCTGAACTTGACATTGCTAGACTTTATGGAGTAGTGCAAGGGGGAATTTCTTATGACTTGACTAAGGATTCTGATATTTCTTTAGGATATAGTGGAATTTTCTCTTCAGCTAATACCATAAAATCTCACGCCTTTATGTTTAGATATGCTTGGTGGTGGTGA
- a CDS encoding gamma carbonic anhydrase family protein codes for MLIKFQGKTPQVGDKVFIAQGAKVIGEVELGEDSSVWFNCVLRADFNFIKIGKRTNIQDLTTIHIWHREPNDKGYPTIIGDDVSIGHNCVIHACEIKNRVLVGMNSTIMDGACIEEDSIVGAGSVVTKHKKFPPRSLILGNPAKFVRELSQEEVDFLKISAQNYVEFKNAFLKESSVT; via the coding sequence ATGCTTATCAAATTTCAAGGCAAAACGCCTCAAGTGGGTGATAAAGTTTTCATAGCACAAGGTGCGAAAGTCATCGGTGAAGTCGAGCTTGGCGAGGATAGTAGCGTATGGTTTAACTGCGTTTTAAGAGCCGATTTTAACTTCATCAAAATAGGCAAAAGGACCAACATACAGGATTTAACGACTATCCACATTTGGCATAGAGAACCTAACGATAAGGGCTATCCTACCATTATAGGCGATGATGTTAGCATAGGGCATAACTGCGTAATTCACGCTTGCGAGATTAAAAACCGCGTTTTAGTCGGTATGAACTCCACTATAATGGACGGCGCTTGTATAGAGGAGGATAGCATAGTAGGTGCAGGAAGCGTGGTAACTAAGCATAAAAAATTCCCTCCTCGCTCCTTAATACTAGGCAATCCAGCCAAATTTGTAAGAGAATTAAGCCAAGAAGAAGTCGATTTTCTTAAAATATCCGCTCAAAATTATGTCGAATTTAAAAATGCCTTTTTGAAAGAAAGCTCCGTTACCTAA